One window of the Takifugu rubripes chromosome 13, fTakRub1.2, whole genome shotgun sequence genome contains the following:
- the trpm7 gene encoding transient receptor potential cation channel subfamily M member 7 isoform X3 has translation MFLYKSLKQRDEEEDVQSKKPWIESTFSKRECVYILPVSKDPHRCLPGCQVCQQLVRCCCGRLVRQHVGFTASLASKYSDVKLGENTGLSTSAAEEWSVEKHTEASPTDAYGVINFQGGSHSYRAKYVRLSYDTRPECILRLMLKEWQMELPKILISVHGGVQNFELHPRIKQVVGKGLINAAVTTGAWILTGGVNTGVAKHVGDALKEHFSRSSKKICTIGIAPWGVIENRNDLIGRDIIAPYQTLLNPLSKLNVLNSLHSHFLLVDDGTVGKYGAEVNLRRQLEKHINLQRIHARIGQGVPVVALIFEGGPNVILTVLEYLQESPPVPVVVCEGTGRAADILAYVHKQTEERGRLPDGVEADIIATIKKTFNFSQSDAFHLFQTLMECMKSKELITVFHISSEEHQDIDVAILRALLKGTNASAFDQLVLTLAWDRVDIAKNHVFVYGQQLLVSSLEQAMLDALVMDRVDFVKLLIENGVSMHRFLTINRLEELYNTKQPGNNPNLLHLVRDVKQSHLPPNYKITLIDIGLIIEYLMGGTYRCNYTRKRFRIIYNNLHGNSRRSGRHSAPGSHLRRNHETFSMEADKKEKTRHNQFIKTAQPYKPKLESTSDQNKKRSKEEIVDIDDPETRRFPYPFNELLVWAVLMKRQKMSLFFWQHGEENMAKALVACKLYRSMGYEAKKSDVVDDTSEELKEYSNEFGTLAVDLLEQSFRQDETMAMKLLTYELKNWSNSTCLKLAVSSHLRPFVAHTCTQMLLSDMWMGRLNMRKNSW, from the exons ATGTTCTTGTACAAAAGTCTTAAACAGAgggacgaagaggaggacgtCCAG TCCAAGAAACCCTGGATAGAAAGCACTTTCAGCAAGAGGGAATGCGTGTACATACTTCCAGTGTCAAAGGACCCCCACAG ATGCCTTCCAGGATGCCAGGTCTGCCAACAGCTAGTCCG gtgctgctgtggacgCCTGGTCAGGCAGCATGTTGGCTTCACAGCCAGCTTGGCCTCAAAATACTCGGATGTGAAGCTGGGTGAAAACACCGGCCTGTCCACTTCAGCGGCTGAGGAATGGtcagtggaaaaacacacagaagcgAGCCCTACTGACGCCTATGGTGTCATCAACTTCCAGGGAGGGTCTCATTCATACAGAGCCAAG TATGTGCGTTTGTCCTACGACACGCGGCCAGAGTGCATTCTGCGGCTGATGCTGAAAGAATGGCAAATGGAACTCCCAAAGATTCTCATCTCTGTCCACGGAGGAGTTCAGAACTTTGAGCTGCACCCACGCATCAAGCAGGTGGTGGGCAAAGGTCTCATCAATGCTGCGGTCACCACCGGGGCCTGGATCCTCACCGGAGGGGTCAACACCG GAGTGGCAAAGCATGTGGGGGATGCTCTCAAAGAGCACTTCTCAAGATCCTCAAAGAAAATTTGCACTATTGGGATCGCACCCTGGGGAGTCATCGAGAACAGGAACGATCTCATCGGCAGAGAC ATTATTGCTCCGTATCAGACGCTGCTGAATCCGCTCAGCAAACTAAATGTTCTCAACAGTCTCCATTCCCATTTCCTCCTGGTGGACGACGGGACCGTGGGCAAGTATGGTGCCGAGGTCAACCTGCGACGGCAACTAGAGAAACACATCAACCTTCAAAGGATCCATGCGC GTATTGGTCAGGGCGTTCCTGTTGTGGCCCTGATCTTTGAGGGGGGTCCCAATGTGATCCTGACGGTGCTTGAGTACCTCCAGGAGAGTCCTCCTGTCCCAGTGGTGGTGTGTGAGGGGACTGGCCGCGCTGCTGACATACTGGCCTACGTCCACAAGCAGACCGAGGAACGAGG ACGTCTTCCTGATGGGGTCGAAGCTGACATCATTGCAACCATCAAGAAAACCTTCAACTTCAGCCAAAGTGACGCCTTCCATCTCTTCCAGACTCTGATGGAATGCATGAAGAGCAAAGAGCTG ATAACGGTGTTTCACATCAGCTCCGAGGAGCACCAGGACATCGATGTTGCCATTCTGAGGGCCTTACTGAAAG GAACAAACGCATCTGCCTTCGATCAGCTGGTCCTTACTCTGGCCTGGGACCGTGTAGACATTGCCAAGAACCATGTGTTTGTCTATGGACAGCAGCTCTTG GTGAGCTCCTTAGAGCAAGCAATGTTGGACGCCCTCGTGATGGATAGGGTGGATTTTGTGAAACTGCTCATAGAAAATGGTGTTAGCATGCATCGCTTCCTGACAATCAATCGGCTGGAGGAGCTCTACAACACT aAACAACCTGGAAACAACCCAAATCTCCTCCACCTGGTGAGAGATGTCAAGCAG AGTCATTTGCCCCCAAACTATAAGATCACTTTGATTGATATCGGCCTCATTATTGAGTACTTGATGGGAGGGACCTATAGGTGCAATTACACCAGGAAACGCTTCCGCATCATCTACAAcaatctccatggcaacagtagG AGATCAGGGAGGCACTCTGCTCCTGGGTCTCATTTGAGGAGGAATCACGAGACCTTCAGCATGGAGGCTGACAAGAAGGAGAAGACGAGGCACAACCAGTTCATCAAAACTGCACAGCCATACAAGCCCAAG TTGGAGTCCACCAGTGACCAGAACAAAAAGAGAAGCAAAGAGGAGATTGTGGACATAGACGACCCAGAGACACGGCGCTTTCCCTACCCTTTCAATGAGCTGCTGGTGTGGGCTGTTCTGATGAAGAGGCAGAAAATGTCACTCTTCTTCTGGCAGCATGGTGAAGAAAACATGGCAAAGGCACTGGTGGCCTGTAAACTTTACAGATCGATGGGCTACGAGGCCAAAAAGAGCGACGTGGTGGACGACACATCAGAGGAGCTTAAGGAGTACTCAAA TGAGTTTGGAACCTTAGCAGTGGACCTTCTGGAGCAGTCGTTCAGGCAGGATGAGACCATGGCCATGAAGCTGTTGACCTATGAACTCAAGAACTGGAGCAACTCCACCTGTTTAAAGTTGGCCGTTTCCTCGCACCTGCGGCCATTTGTAGCTCATACCTGCACCCAGATGTTGCTATCAGACATGTGGATGGGGAGGCTGAACATGCGCAAGAACTCCTG GTGA
- the trpm7 gene encoding transient receptor potential cation channel subfamily M member 7 isoform X2, which yields MSKKPWIESTFSKRECVYILPVSKDPHRCLPGCQVCQQLVRCCCGRLVRQHVGFTASLASKYSDVKLGENTGLSTSAAEEWSVEKHTEASPTDAYGVINFQGGSHSYRAKYVRLSYDTRPECILRLMLKEWQMELPKILISVHGGVQNFELHPRIKQVVGKGLINAAVTTGAWILTGGVNTGVAKHVGDALKEHFSRSSKKICTIGIAPWGVIENRNDLIGRDIIAPYQTLLNPLSKLNVLNSLHSHFLLVDDGTVGKYGAEVNLRRQLEKHINLQRIHARIGQGVPVVALIFEGGPNVILTVLEYLQESPPVPVVVCEGTGRAADILAYVHKQTEERGRLPDGVEADIIATIKKTFNFSQSDAFHLFQTLMECMKSKELITVFHISSEEHQDIDVAILRALLKGTNASAFDQLVLTLAWDRVDIAKNHVFVYGQQLLVSSLEQAMLDALVMDRVDFVKLLIENGVSMHRFLTINRLEELYNTKQPGNNPNLLHLVRDVKQSHLPPNYKITLIDIGLIIEYLMGGTYRCNYTRKRFRIIYNNLHGNSRRSGRHSAPGSHLRRNHETFSMEADKKEKTRHNQFIKTAQPYKPKLESTSDQNKKRSKEEIVDIDDPETRRFPYPFNELLVWAVLMKRQKMSLFFWQHGEENMAKALVACKLYRSMGYEAKKSDVVDDTSEELKEYSNEFGTLAVDLLEQSFRQDETMAMKLLTYELKNWSNSTCLKLAVSSHLRPFVAHTCTQMLLSDMWMGRLNMRKNSWYKVILSILVPPAILLLEYKSKAEMAHIPQSQDDHQMTMEDSENNFQNVADDIQMDVFKESRSHDHMDAKNDTETQFRSRKLPLTRKIYAFYRAPIVKFWSNTLFYLGFLMIYSYVVLVKMPDWPSPQEWVVILYIFTSAIEKIREMFMSEAGKISQKIKVWFSDYFNICDFLAITTFFIGFGLRLAGGDVFIPGRIVYCLNIIFWYVRLMDILAVNQQAGPYVMMIAKMVANMFYIVVIMAIVLLSFGVPRKAILYPDEEPSWTLAKDVVFQPYWMMYGEVYAYEIDVCANNTEPLAKQLCATGVWLTPLLQAVYLFVQYILMVNLLIAFFNNVYLQVKSISNLVWKYQRYHFIMVYHEKPVLPPPVILLCHIYSLFCMCRKRKKENTYGPKLFLTEEDQKKLHDFEEQCVETYFHEKEDQFHSGGEERIRATSERVETMCMQLREVGNKVTFIKRSLHTLDSQIGHLQDLSVLTVDTLKTLTAQRASEASKVHNQITRELSLSKNVVPSIGPVTTDTGPHSKSSVIGKRSVGAFFGSSFPQARTNMADSLFGIGVGSGAGAEGSRRFGPSTGAAQGLDPTLNITLSPERKGLFGLGLPSVEAGTSASTTSSAFVQSAAVFSPPELHPRGHSLTQNKLTRPQEPGLSDSPSSLPNVPSPGTRCHIRSSHLQHSGSSHPELSLAGLYQQQPQADSGPVEFGAFVGHKDIVELQHSTPKESSSRQHSPATRPRSLISPECRGLRAVNSYAGFTEFDKSPTFLHPDSSLPEKDQSRVSAEDLPTQEDPRASAMERVQVKSAQATSLEMPGEDAPSAAVPLYPPRHTHLGARKDSIGSPFKPVENYHYSAVERNNLMRLSQSIPFTPVPPRGEPVTVYRLEESSPNTINNSMSSWTQKGLCAKIEFLSKEEMGGGLRRALKVLCTWSEYDILKPGHLYIVKSFLPGVVQNWQSIYKEDTVLHLCLREIQQQRAAQKLTFAFDQIRPKTIPYSPRFLEVFLLYCHSAGQWFAIEECITGEFRKFNNNNGEEINPTNLLEETMLAFSHWTYEYTRGELLVLDLQGVGEILTDPSVIKSGEKGSSDMIFGPANLGDDAIRNFRAKHNCNSCCRKLKLPDLKRNDYTPDKVTFPQEEPPNSGGGVKESPQSMKLML from the exons TCCAAGAAACCCTGGATAGAAAGCACTTTCAGCAAGAGGGAATGCGTGTACATACTTCCAGTGTCAAAGGACCCCCACAG ATGCCTTCCAGGATGCCAGGTCTGCCAACAGCTAGTCCG gtgctgctgtggacgCCTGGTCAGGCAGCATGTTGGCTTCACAGCCAGCTTGGCCTCAAAATACTCGGATGTGAAGCTGGGTGAAAACACCGGCCTGTCCACTTCAGCGGCTGAGGAATGGtcagtggaaaaacacacagaagcgAGCCCTACTGACGCCTATGGTGTCATCAACTTCCAGGGAGGGTCTCATTCATACAGAGCCAAG TATGTGCGTTTGTCCTACGACACGCGGCCAGAGTGCATTCTGCGGCTGATGCTGAAAGAATGGCAAATGGAACTCCCAAAGATTCTCATCTCTGTCCACGGAGGAGTTCAGAACTTTGAGCTGCACCCACGCATCAAGCAGGTGGTGGGCAAAGGTCTCATCAATGCTGCGGTCACCACCGGGGCCTGGATCCTCACCGGAGGGGTCAACACCG GAGTGGCAAAGCATGTGGGGGATGCTCTCAAAGAGCACTTCTCAAGATCCTCAAAGAAAATTTGCACTATTGGGATCGCACCCTGGGGAGTCATCGAGAACAGGAACGATCTCATCGGCAGAGAC ATTATTGCTCCGTATCAGACGCTGCTGAATCCGCTCAGCAAACTAAATGTTCTCAACAGTCTCCATTCCCATTTCCTCCTGGTGGACGACGGGACCGTGGGCAAGTATGGTGCCGAGGTCAACCTGCGACGGCAACTAGAGAAACACATCAACCTTCAAAGGATCCATGCGC GTATTGGTCAGGGCGTTCCTGTTGTGGCCCTGATCTTTGAGGGGGGTCCCAATGTGATCCTGACGGTGCTTGAGTACCTCCAGGAGAGTCCTCCTGTCCCAGTGGTGGTGTGTGAGGGGACTGGCCGCGCTGCTGACATACTGGCCTACGTCCACAAGCAGACCGAGGAACGAGG ACGTCTTCCTGATGGGGTCGAAGCTGACATCATTGCAACCATCAAGAAAACCTTCAACTTCAGCCAAAGTGACGCCTTCCATCTCTTCCAGACTCTGATGGAATGCATGAAGAGCAAAGAGCTG ATAACGGTGTTTCACATCAGCTCCGAGGAGCACCAGGACATCGATGTTGCCATTCTGAGGGCCTTACTGAAAG GAACAAACGCATCTGCCTTCGATCAGCTGGTCCTTACTCTGGCCTGGGACCGTGTAGACATTGCCAAGAACCATGTGTTTGTCTATGGACAGCAGCTCTTG GTGAGCTCCTTAGAGCAAGCAATGTTGGACGCCCTCGTGATGGATAGGGTGGATTTTGTGAAACTGCTCATAGAAAATGGTGTTAGCATGCATCGCTTCCTGACAATCAATCGGCTGGAGGAGCTCTACAACACT aAACAACCTGGAAACAACCCAAATCTCCTCCACCTGGTGAGAGATGTCAAGCAG AGTCATTTGCCCCCAAACTATAAGATCACTTTGATTGATATCGGCCTCATTATTGAGTACTTGATGGGAGGGACCTATAGGTGCAATTACACCAGGAAACGCTTCCGCATCATCTACAAcaatctccatggcaacagtagG AGATCAGGGAGGCACTCTGCTCCTGGGTCTCATTTGAGGAGGAATCACGAGACCTTCAGCATGGAGGCTGACAAGAAGGAGAAGACGAGGCACAACCAGTTCATCAAAACTGCACAGCCATACAAGCCCAAG TTGGAGTCCACCAGTGACCAGAACAAAAAGAGAAGCAAAGAGGAGATTGTGGACATAGACGACCCAGAGACACGGCGCTTTCCCTACCCTTTCAATGAGCTGCTGGTGTGGGCTGTTCTGATGAAGAGGCAGAAAATGTCACTCTTCTTCTGGCAGCATGGTGAAGAAAACATGGCAAAGGCACTGGTGGCCTGTAAACTTTACAGATCGATGGGCTACGAGGCCAAAAAGAGCGACGTGGTGGACGACACATCAGAGGAGCTTAAGGAGTACTCAAA TGAGTTTGGAACCTTAGCAGTGGACCTTCTGGAGCAGTCGTTCAGGCAGGATGAGACCATGGCCATGAAGCTGTTGACCTATGAACTCAAGAACTGGAGCAACTCCACCTGTTTAAAGTTGGCCGTTTCCTCGCACCTGCGGCCATTTGTAGCTCATACCTGCACCCAGATGTTGCTATCAGACATGTGGATGGGGAGGCTGAACATGCGCAAGAACTCCTGGTACAAG GTGATTCTGAGTATTCTGGTGCCTCCCgccatcctgctgctggaaTACAAATCTAAGGCTGAGATGGCTCACATCCCTCAGAGCCAGGACGACCACCAGATGACCATGGAAGACAGCGAAAACAACTTCCAGAATGTTGCTGATGACATTCAAatg GATGTGTTTAAAGAGAGCAGATCCCATGATCACATGGATGCCAAGAACGACACGGAGACCCAGTTTCGCTCCAGGAAGCTGCCTTTAACCAGGAAAATTTATGCCTTCTACCGTGCTCCGATTGTCAAGTTTTGGTCCAACACG CTTTTCTACCTGGGATTCTTGATGATTTACTCGTATGTCGTGCTGGTGAAAATGCCCGATTGGCCTTCTCCTCAAGAGTGGGTGGTCATCCTCTACATATTTACCTCTGCCATTGAGAAAATTCGGGAG ATGTTTATGTCTGAAGCAGGCAAAATAAGCCAAAAGATAAAGGTGTGGTTCAGTGACTATTTCAATATATGTGACTTTCTGGCCATCACCACCTTCTTTATTGGCTTCGGGCTGAGGTTGGCAGGGGGAGATGTTTTTATCCCCGGAAGAATTGTCTATTGTCTCAATATCATCTTCTGGTACGTGAGACTCATGGATATCCTGGCCGTCAACCAGCAAGCTGGACCATACGTCATGATGATCGCTAAAATg GTGGCCAATATGTTTTACATTGTGGTGATAATGGCAATAGTGCTGCTGAGCTTTGGCGTACCAAGGAAAGCTATTCTGTACCCAGATGAGGAACCCAGCTGGACACTGGCCAAAGATGTTGTCTTCCAGCCTTACTGGATGATGTACGGAGAAGTGTATGCCTATGAAATCGATG tGTGTGCCAACAATACTGAACCATTAGCGAAGCAGCTGTGCGCAACAGGAGTGTGGCTGACTCCTCTCCTACAAGCAGTCTACCTctttgtacagtacatactcaTGGTCAACCTCCTCATCGCCTTCTTTAA CAATGTGTATCTGCAAGTGAAGTCCATTTCCAATCTGGTGTGGAAGTACCAGCGCTACCACTTCATTATGGTTTACCATGAGAAACCTGTCCTCCCACCGCCTGTCATCCTGCTCTGCCATATTTACTCTCTCTTCTGCAtgtgcaggaagaggaaaaaggagaacACCTATGGACCAA AGCTGTTTCTGACTGAGGAAGACCAAAAGAAGCTTCATGACTTCGAGGAGCAGTGCGTGGAGACATACTTCCATGAAAAGGAGGATCAGTTCCACTCGGGAGGTGAAGAGCGCATACGTGCCACTTCAGAGAG GGTTGAGACCATGTGCATGCAGCTCAGAGAGGTCGGGAACAAGGTTACATTTATCAAACGCTCCTTGCACACTCTGGACTCTCAGATCGGCCACCTGCAGGACCTCTCCGTTCTGACAGTAGACACTCTGAAAACTCTCACTGCCCAGAGGGCATCAGAGGCCAGCAAAGTCCACAATCAGATAACCCGCGAGCTCAGTCTGTCCAAGAATGTGGTCCCCAGCATTGGCCCCGTGACAACAGACACTGGTCCCCACTCGAAATCGTCCGTGATTGGAAAACGCAGTGTGGGGGCCTTCTTCGGCTCGTCTTTTCCACAGGCCAGAACTAACATGGCAGATTCTCTTTTCGGGATCGGTGTAGGGAGTGGGGCTGGAGCAGAAGGCAGCCGGAGATTCGGTCCCAGCACTGGAGCAGCACAGGGGCTGGACCCCACCCTGAACATAACGTTGAGTCCAGAGAGGAAGGGGTTGTTTGGGCTCGGGCTCCCTTCTGTAGAGGCTGGCACCTCGGCCAGCACCACCTCCAGTGCCTTTGTCCAAAGTGCAGCGGTCTTTTCCCCTCCAGAGCTGCATCCCCGGGGCCACTCTCTCACCCAGAATAAGCTGACCCGTCCACAAGAGCCGGGCCTCTCCGACTCCCCATCCAGCCTGCCTAATGTACCTTCCCCGGGAACTCGTTGCCACATCCGCAGCTCGCATTTGCAGCATAGCGGTTCCAGCCACCCAGAACTGTCCCTGGCTGGGCTTTACCAGCAGCAACCTCAAGCAGACAGCGGCCCTGTAGAATTTGGGGCATTTGTAG GGCATAAAGACATTGTGGAGCTTCAGCACTCCACACCTAAAGAGAGTTCCAGCAGACAGCACAGCCCAGCAACCAGACCCAGGTCACTG ATTTCACCTGAATGTCGTGGTCTCAGAGCTGTCAACTCCTATGCCGGCTTCACAGAGTTTGACAAAAGCCCAACTTTCCTCCATCCTGACTCCT ctctccCAGAGAAAGACCAGAGCAGAGTGTCAGCTGAGGACCTCCCCACTCAGGAGGACCCCAGGGCTTCAGCTATG GAAAGAGTTCAGGTCAAATCAGCCCAAGCCACCAGCCT AGAAATGCCCGGAGAAGACGCACCGAGCG CCGCAGTTCCACTCTACCCCCCGAGACACACCCACCTCGGAGCCAGAAAGGACT CTATTGGCTCACCTTTTAAACCCGTGGAAAACTATCACTACTCAG CTGTGGAACGCAACAACTTGATGAGGCTGTCCCAGAGCATCCCTTTCACCCCCGTGCCCCCAAGAG GTGAGCCGGTGACTGTGTACCGGCTGGAAGAGAGCTCCCCCAACACCATCAACAACAGCATGTCTTCCTGGACTCAGAAGGGCCTCTGTGCCAAAATCGAGTTTCTCAGTAAAGAGGAGATGGGCGGAGGACTCCGACGAGCCCTCAAGGTGCTCTGCACGTGGTCAGAGTACGACATCCTGAAACCAGGACATCTGTACATAGTCAAATCCTTCCTTCCTGGGGTGGTCCAAAACTGGCAGAGCATCTACAAGGAGGACACTGTGCTGCATCTTTGTCTCAGG GAAATCCAGCAGCAACGAGCTGCTCAGAAGCTGACTTTTGCCTTCGACCAAATCAGGCCGAAGACTATTCCCTATTCACCGAG gtttctggagGTGTTTCTGCTCTACTGCCACTCTGCTGGACAGTGGTTTGCTATAGAAGAGTGCATCACTGGGGAGTTCCGTAAGTTCAACAACAATAACGGAGAGGAGATCAACCCCACcaatctgctggaggaaaccatgCTGGCCTTCAGCCACTGGACCTACGAGTACACCCGCGGGGAGCTGCTGGTGCTCGACCTCCAGG gtgttggGGAGATTCTGACTGATCCTTCGGTTATTAAGAGTGGTGAGAAGGG GTCCAGTGATATGATATTTGGACCTGCCAACCTGGGGGACGACGCCATCAGAAACTTCAGAGCGAAACACAACTGCAACTCCTGCTGCCGGAAACTCAAGCTCCCCG ATCTGAAGAGGAACGACTACACGCCCGACAAGGTGACGTTCCCACAGGAGGAGCCTCCAAACTCAGGCGGTGGAGTCAAAGAGTCTCCTCAGTCGATGAAACTGATGCTATGA